In Lepidochelys kempii isolate rLepKem1 chromosome 8, rLepKem1.hap2, whole genome shotgun sequence, a single genomic region encodes these proteins:
- the SPARC gene encoding SPARC isoform X1 encodes MRAWIFFLLCLAGTALATPQEALPDEIEVVEDPTTVEPVGVNPVQVEVGEFEEPTEDVEEIVAENPCQNHHCKHGKICEVDDNNTPMCVCQDPSTCPPSVGLFEKVCGTDNKTYDSSCHFFATKCTLEGTKKGHKLHLDYIGPCKYIPPCLDTELTEFPLRMRDWLKNVLVTLYERDEANNLLTEKQKLKVKKIHESEKRLEAGDHTVELLARDFEKNYNMYIFPVHWQFGQLDQHPIDGYLSHTELAPLRAPLIPMEHCTTRFFEECDLDNDKYIALEEWGSCFGIKEKDIDKDLVI; translated from the exons ATGCGGGCCTGGATCTTCTTCCTTCTCTGCCTAGCTGGCACGGCACTGGCAACACCT CAGGAAGCCCTGCCAGATGAGATTGAAGTAGTGGAGGATCCTACAACCGTG GAGCCTGTCGGAGTCAATCCCGTCCAGGTGGAGGTTGGGGAGTTCGAGGAGCCCACCGAGGACGTGGAGGAGATCGTCGCTGAGA ATCCCTGCCAGAACCATCACTGCAAGCATGGCAAAATCTGCGAGGTGGACGACAACAACACCCCCATGTGCGTGTGCCAAGACCCCTCCACCTGCCCACCCAGCGTTGGCCTGTTCGAGAAG GTGTGTGGCACTGACAACAAGACCTATGACTCCTCCTGCCACTTCTTTGCCACCAAGTGCACCCTGGAGGGCACCAAGAAGGGACACAAGCTCCACCTGGACTACATCGGGCCCTGCAAAT ACATTCCTCCCTGCCTGGACACGGAGCTGACCGAGTTCCCTTTGCGCATGCGTGACTGGCTCAAGAACGTGCTGGTCACCCTGTACGAGCGCGACGAGGCCAACAACCTGCTGACGGAGAAGCAGAAGCTCAAG GTGAAAAAGATCCACGAGAGCGAGAAGCGCCTGGAAGCCGGCGACCACACTGTGGAGCTGCTGGCCCGCGACTTCGAGAAGAACTATAACATGTACATCTTCCCCGTGCACTGGCAATTCGGGCAGCTGGACCAGCATCCCATTGACGG ATACCTGTCTCACACCGAGCTGGCCCCACTCCGAGCGCCTCTCATCCCCATGGAGCACTGCACCACCCGCTTCTTTGAAGAGTGTGACCTGGACAACGACAAGTACATCGCCCTGGAGGAATGGGGCAGCTGCTTTGGCATCAAGGAGA aGGACATTGACAAGGACCTCGTGATCTAA
- the SPARC gene encoding SPARC isoform X2 produces the protein MRAWIFFLLCLAGTALATPEALPDEIEVVEDPTTVEPVGVNPVQVEVGEFEEPTEDVEEIVAENPCQNHHCKHGKICEVDDNNTPMCVCQDPSTCPPSVGLFEKVCGTDNKTYDSSCHFFATKCTLEGTKKGHKLHLDYIGPCKYIPPCLDTELTEFPLRMRDWLKNVLVTLYERDEANNLLTEKQKLKVKKIHESEKRLEAGDHTVELLARDFEKNYNMYIFPVHWQFGQLDQHPIDGYLSHTELAPLRAPLIPMEHCTTRFFEECDLDNDKYIALEEWGSCFGIKEKDIDKDLVI, from the exons ATGCGGGCCTGGATCTTCTTCCTTCTCTGCCTAGCTGGCACGGCACTGGCAACACCT GAAGCCCTGCCAGATGAGATTGAAGTAGTGGAGGATCCTACAACCGTG GAGCCTGTCGGAGTCAATCCCGTCCAGGTGGAGGTTGGGGAGTTCGAGGAGCCCACCGAGGACGTGGAGGAGATCGTCGCTGAGA ATCCCTGCCAGAACCATCACTGCAAGCATGGCAAAATCTGCGAGGTGGACGACAACAACACCCCCATGTGCGTGTGCCAAGACCCCTCCACCTGCCCACCCAGCGTTGGCCTGTTCGAGAAG GTGTGTGGCACTGACAACAAGACCTATGACTCCTCCTGCCACTTCTTTGCCACCAAGTGCACCCTGGAGGGCACCAAGAAGGGACACAAGCTCCACCTGGACTACATCGGGCCCTGCAAAT ACATTCCTCCCTGCCTGGACACGGAGCTGACCGAGTTCCCTTTGCGCATGCGTGACTGGCTCAAGAACGTGCTGGTCACCCTGTACGAGCGCGACGAGGCCAACAACCTGCTGACGGAGAAGCAGAAGCTCAAG GTGAAAAAGATCCACGAGAGCGAGAAGCGCCTGGAAGCCGGCGACCACACTGTGGAGCTGCTGGCCCGCGACTTCGAGAAGAACTATAACATGTACATCTTCCCCGTGCACTGGCAATTCGGGCAGCTGGACCAGCATCCCATTGACGG ATACCTGTCTCACACCGAGCTGGCCCCACTCCGAGCGCCTCTCATCCCCATGGAGCACTGCACCACCCGCTTCTTTGAAGAGTGTGACCTGGACAACGACAAGTACATCGCCCTGGAGGAATGGGGCAGCTGCTTTGGCATCAAGGAGA aGGACATTGACAAGGACCTCGTGATCTAA